The following proteins are co-located in the Paralichthys olivaceus isolate ysfri-2021 chromosome 2, ASM2471397v2, whole genome shotgun sequence genome:
- the cav4a gene encoding caveolin-2, whose translation MDSTMKGEDSEEVEIDLEDSEDFDNGEEPQMLWRAHPAHEEEENIHTSTLVEISDTKPLINVRDPRGINDCLKVTFEDVIAEPVSVRSGDRVWIWSHALFEVCRVWIYRIVTVLLAIPISVISGLLFAIFSCFHIWMVSPCIHCIRMGTRWLQSLWSIVLGIIVRPFLTSAGRCCGGFSIHLAKE comes from the exons ATGGATTCCACGATGAAAGGGGAAGATTCAGAGGAAGTAGAGATTGACTTGGAGGACTCTGAAGACTTTGATAATGGGGAGGAACCTCAGATGCTGTGGAGGGCCCATCCGGCtcatgaggaagaggaaaacattcaTACTTCCACACTAGTGGAAATCAGCGATACAAAGCCTCTGATTAATGTCAGAGACCCCCGAGGTATCAATGACTGCCTCAAG GTAACGTTTGAGGATGTGATTGCTGAGCCAGTGTCGGTGCGCAGTGGCGACAGAGTTTGGATCTGGAGCCACGCCCTGTTTGAGGTGTGCAGGGTTTGGATTTACAGGATCGTCACTGTGCTTCTGGCCATCCCCATATCAGTGATCTCCGGCCTCCTCTTTGCCATCTTCAGCTGTTTCCACATCTG GATGGTGAGTCCCTGTATCCACTGTATTCGTATGGGCACCCGCTGGCTGCAGAGCCTGTGGAGCATCGTGTTGGGCATCATTGTGCGTCCCTTCCTTACGAGCGCTGGGAGATGCTGCGGAGGCTTCAGCATCCACCTGGCCAAAGAATGA
- the oxtrb gene encoding oxytocin receptor b → MEELLREQHSWAHNGSWSISSRGNESHVGNTTVNPLKRNEEVAKVEVTVLALVLLLALTGNLCVLRAIHTTKHSQSRMYYFMKHLSIADLVVAVFQVLPQLIWDITFRFYGPDLLCRVVKYLQVVGMFASTYMLVLMSIDRCIAICQPLRSVHKRKDRFCVIASWTLSLVFSAPQAYIFSLKDFGDDVYDCWGDFVQPWGAKAYITWMSLSIYILPVAILSVCYGLICFKIWQNFNLKTRRDHFLTLSAAKASKNAHPLARVSSVRLISKAKIRTVKMTFVVVLAYILCWTPFFFVQMWSAWDPAAPREDIPFIIAMLLASLNSCCNPWIYMFFAGHLFHDLVQGFSCCCRQTLTDSSCGCDQHSRHKRNCSTYVIKNTSSQRSLTHTSSTGGPGH, encoded by the exons ATGGAGGAGCTTTTACGCGAGCAGCACAGTTGGGCGCATAATGGTTCGTGGAGCATCTCAAGTCGTGGAAACGAAAGCCACGTAGGAAACACCACAGTGAATCCTTTGAAACGGAACGAAGAAGTGGCCAAAGTGGAAGTTACCGTCCTGGCGCTGGTGCTTCTGCTCGCTCTGACCGGGAACCTGTGCGTCCTGAGGGCGATCCACACAACCAAGCACAGCCAGTCGCGGATGTATTACTTCATGAAGCACCTGAGCATCGCTGACCTCGTCGTCGCGGTCTTCCAGGTCTTACCGCAGCTCATTTGGGACATCACGTTTCGCTTCTACGGGCCGGATCTGCTGTGCAGGGTGGTTAAATATCTCCAGGTCGTGGGTATGTTTGCGTCCACTTACATGTTGGTCCTGATGTCCATCGACAGGTGCATTGCTATCTGCCAGCCGCTTCGCTCCGTGCACAAAAGGAAGGACCGCTTCTGCGTGATCGCCTCTTGGACCCTCAGCCTGGTGTTCAGCGCTCCTCAAGCTTACATCTTTTCTCTGAAGGACTTTGGGGACGATGTGTATGACTGCTGGGGGGACTTCGTGCAGCCGTGGGGAGCCAAAGCGTACATCACATGGATGAGTCTCAGCATTTACATCCTCCCAGTGGCTATTTTGAGCGTCTGCTATGGTTTGATATGTTTCAAAATATGGCAGAACTTCAATTTAAAAACCAGGAGGGATCACTTCCTGACCCTCAGTGCAGCCAAGGCCTCCAAAAACGCGCACCCGCTCGCTCGCGTGAGCAGCGTGAGGCTCATTTCGAAAGCAAAGATTCGTACAGTGAAAATGACGTTTGTTGTGGTGCTGGCCTACATCCTGTGCTGGACTCCCTTCTTCTTTGTCCAGATGTGGTCTGCATGGGATCCTGCTGCACCAAGAGAAG ACATTCCCTTCATCATCGCCATGTTGCTGGCCAGTCTCAACAGCTGTTGCAACCCCTGGATCTACATGTTCTTTGCTGGTCACCTGTTCCACGACCTGGTGCAGggcttctcctgctgctgtcgACAGACCCTGACAGACTCCTCCTGCGGCTGCGATCAACACTCTAGGCACAAGAGGAACTGCTCCACTTACGTCATCAAGAACACCAGCAGCCAGCGGAGCCTCACACACACGTCCAGCACAGGGGGACCGGGACACTGA